In the Pirellulales bacterium genome, one interval contains:
- the thiO gene encoding glycine oxidase ThiO: MDDVLIIGGGVIGLSLAYELATRGRRVRLLERGAVGQEASWAGAGILPPGNRSTATDPFAMLQGLSAELHPQWAERLRAETGIDTGFRRCGGLYVARDAQAAALLELAEHEFGRRAIRVERLACAEARRLEPALFAGSSVVADAVLHLPDECQVRNPWHLRALETACRRRGVLIELDRPVLGFERAGRRVTAVNTPDGPRVAATYCLATGAWSRELAAQLNVELRLKPIRGQIALLNTGERLFSRVINEGSRYLVPREDGRVLVGSTEEDAGFEKRNTAAGIAGLLELAAGLVPPLAAATLEKCWSGLRPSSPDGTPYLGLLPGYENFFAAAGHFRSGLQLSPATAVVLAQLMLGERPEVDLEPFGPL, encoded by the coding sequence TTGGACGACGTGTTGATCATCGGCGGCGGCGTGATCGGCTTGTCGCTGGCCTATGAACTGGCGACGCGCGGGAGGCGCGTGCGATTGCTCGAACGCGGAGCCGTCGGACAAGAGGCTTCCTGGGCGGGCGCGGGAATTCTGCCGCCGGGCAACCGCAGCACGGCCACCGATCCGTTCGCCATGCTCCAGGGACTCAGCGCCGAGCTGCATCCCCAATGGGCCGAGCGCTTGCGCGCCGAGACGGGCATCGACACGGGGTTTCGTCGTTGCGGCGGGTTGTATGTGGCTCGCGACGCTCAAGCGGCCGCTCTATTGGAGCTGGCCGAGCATGAGTTTGGCCGCCGGGCCATTCGCGTCGAACGCCTGGCGTGCGCCGAGGCGCGGCGGCTCGAGCCGGCGCTGTTCGCTGGATCGTCCGTCGTCGCCGATGCGGTCTTGCATCTGCCCGACGAGTGCCAGGTGCGCAACCCCTGGCATCTGCGCGCGTTGGAAACGGCGTGCCGCCGCCGCGGGGTCCTGATCGAGCTCGACCGGCCGGTCTTGGGGTTCGAGCGAGCAGGCCGCCGGGTAACGGCGGTCAACACGCCCGATGGCCCTCGCGTCGCGGCAACGTACTGCCTGGCCACCGGGGCTTGGAGCCGCGAGCTGGCGGCGCAATTGAACGTCGAGCTGCGGTTGAAGCCGATTCGCGGACAGATTGCCTTGTTGAATACTGGCGAACGGCTATTCTCGCGCGTGATCAACGAAGGTTCACGCTATCTGGTGCCGCGCGAGGACGGCCGAGTGCTCGTCGGCTCGACCGAGGAAGATGCCGGGTTCGAAAAACGCAACACGGCCGCAGGGATCGCCGGGCTCTTGGAACTGGCCGCAGGACTGGTACCCCCCTTGGCCGCCGCCACGCTGGAGAAGTGCTGGTCGGGCTTGCGCCCATCGAGCCCTGACGGCACGCCCTACCTGGGCCTGCTGCCCGGCTACGAAAATTTCTTTGCAGCCGCGGGCCATTTCCGTAGCGGGTTGCAGCTTTCGCCGGCCACGGCCGTGGTCCTGGCGCAGTTGATGCTGGGCGAGCGACCGGAGGTCGACTTGGAGCCGTTCGGGCCGCTGTAG
- a CDS encoding TIGR04282 family arsenosugar biosynthesis glycosyltransferase, translating into MNVLGMFVKRAAPGQVKTRLAASIGPVAAARVYEAFVETLLARLASAGQQRLLAVSPDEAVAHFSRQIPASPWQVVPQGAGDLGARMARFFAQDDGASQRRVLVGSDCPQLSPQAVEEAFELLRSKRVVLGPAEDGGYYLIGLSGETPDLFLDMPWSTTDVLALTLDRLRTAGIEPALLARQFDVDVADDLARLRGELSQSRDPHLVRLAQRLDEILGARG; encoded by the coding sequence ATGAACGTGTTGGGAATGTTCGTCAAACGGGCAGCGCCGGGGCAGGTGAAGACCCGGTTGGCGGCGAGCATCGGTCCGGTGGCTGCGGCGCGCGTCTATGAAGCATTTGTCGAGACGCTGCTCGCCCGGTTGGCGTCGGCCGGCCAGCAACGCCTGTTGGCAGTTTCCCCCGACGAGGCGGTTGCCCATTTCTCACGACAGATTCCGGCATCGCCGTGGCAGGTCGTTCCCCAGGGAGCCGGCGATCTGGGCGCGCGAATGGCACGCTTCTTTGCCCAGGACGACGGCGCCTCGCAGCGCCGGGTTCTGGTCGGCTCCGATTGTCCGCAGCTTTCACCGCAGGCCGTGGAAGAGGCGTTCGAGTTGCTCCGATCGAAGCGCGTCGTGCTAGGGCCTGCCGAAGACGGCGGCTACTACCTGATAGGGTTGTCGGGCGAGACGCCCGATTTGTTCCTGGACATGCCCTGGAGTACGACCGACGTGCTGGCCTTGACACTCGATCGGCTGCGGACGGCGGGCATCGAGCCGGCGCTGCTGGCGCGGCAATTCGATGTGGATGTTGCGGACGACCTTGCTCGCCTGCGCGGCGAGCTGTCGCAGTCGCGCGACCCGCACCTGGTCCGACTTGCCCAGCGTCTGGACGAAATCCTGGGCGCTCGCGGCTAA
- a CDS encoding glutaredoxin family protein produces MIPPSPSDRPEILILTRASCGLCEEAAELFLSLGLEPRRVDIDTDPVLRARYTDCVPVVFVDGRLRFRGRVDPRLLSRLLRGLAR; encoded by the coding sequence ATGATTCCACCGAGCCCGTCCGATCGGCCCGAGATCCTCATTTTGACCCGCGCCAGCTGCGGTCTGTGCGAAGAGGCGGCCGAGTTGTTCTTGAGCCTGGGACTCGAGCCGCGGCGCGTCGATATCGATACCGATCCGGTGTTGCGGGCACGCTACACCGATTGCGTGCCTGTGGTGTTCGTCGATGGCCGGCTGCGGTTTCGCGGGCGGGTCGATCCCCGGCTGTTGAGCCGGCTGCTGCGAGGCCTGGCCCGATGA